A window from Sinanaerobacter sp. ZZT-01 encodes these proteins:
- a CDS encoding saccharopine dehydrogenase NADP-binding domain-containing protein, which produces MIGILGGCGDIGGKLSQILSNETEEVIRIGGRHKKHTVQFDNKHFAWMQADVSDAGSLRAFVDGCRIVVNCAGLKKESSAQVAEITTDAGSHYVDLGAAEQSPSSLKGNSGLCAVYGAGSMPGLSGLLPRWLSKKFDRVFDLEFYYAGLGSFTETAARDYLEGLSDSQNKAIAIWKDGRAVPFTSQSARIKVSQQYVRAFPYFDEESSFVAQELRLKNGVWYMGIDGDCTCKALEKIKYNYMRNPYEAVKDLCAASKADCAARKGYAGMLIQLNGERSGRKKTETLRCLFRSPSHFTASATAAVVLAISKHKMPKGSYLLGKSPHTEGYTEELMKIAPSGGIQIYEHTIGELYEEVEGAL; this is translated from the coding sequence GTGATTGGAATCCTTGGTGGATGTGGTGATATTGGAGGTAAGCTGTCACAGATACTTTCTAATGAAACAGAGGAAGTGATACGTATCGGGGGCAGGCATAAGAAGCACACGGTACAATTTGATAATAAGCATTTCGCGTGGATGCAGGCAGATGTGAGTGACGCTGGCAGTTTACGGGCGTTTGTTGATGGTTGCCGCATTGTGGTAAATTGTGCCGGATTAAAAAAAGAAAGTTCTGCGCAGGTAGCAGAAATAACGACGGATGCCGGCAGCCATTACGTCGATCTCGGTGCGGCTGAACAGAGTCCATCCTCCTTGAAAGGAAATAGTGGTCTGTGTGCGGTATACGGTGCCGGCTCAATGCCAGGTTTATCCGGACTACTGCCTCGCTGGCTTTCGAAGAAATTTGACAGGGTATTTGATTTGGAATTTTATTATGCGGGGCTTGGCTCGTTTACTGAGACTGCCGCCCGAGATTACTTAGAGGGATTATCGGATAGTCAGAATAAAGCAATTGCGATATGGAAAGATGGACGGGCAGTTCCATTCACGTCGCAGAGTGCCCGTATAAAAGTATCGCAGCAGTATGTGAGGGCATTCCCGTATTTTGACGAAGAGTCCTCCTTTGTTGCCCAAGAACTCCGTCTGAAAAACGGAGTATGGTATATGGGGATTGATGGAGATTGTACTTGCAAGGCTTTGGAAAAAATTAAATACAACTATATGCGCAATCCGTATGAAGCAGTCAAGGATTTATGTGCAGCGTCAAAAGCGGATTGCGCTGCCAGAAAGGGATATGCGGGAATGTTGATTCAGCTGAATGGAGAGCGTTCCGGTAGAAAAAAAACGGAGACACTCCGTTGTCTGTTCAGAAGCCCATCTCATTTCACTGCCTCAGCGACTGCGGCTGTAGTTTTGGCTATATCAAAACATAAAATGCCAAAAGGATCATATCTTCTTGGGAAAAGCCCACACACGGAAGGATACACGGAGGAACTGATGAAAATAGCTCCTTCTGGGGGAATACAGATTTATGAGCATACAATTGGAGAATTGTATGAAGAGGTAGAGGGGGCGCTTTAA
- a CDS encoding CPBP family intramembrane glutamic endopeptidase, which produces MKEKQYFNPVQFILIIYLACFSFRMVEYLLIRTDQSFFGEAFIHKLIGIFVLVLAARFFSIRRSEIGFTSKFAMKNSFYGLLLGFVVYIITYGSEFLIQFSRGNIPSLQIYVTSYAISGNQGKQTAFIFFALCVIGNIINVIMEEGIFRGLFIKLGQTRYSFIAATIFSSVLFGLWHVAAPVRSLLDGEMSSGGAAVYALMLILTTGIVGVKFCLLTKITGSLWMSMADHFFNNTIINILHIVSLSGVDELQIIRISIAQAISFLIALFIYWKSRAHSKSTFRG; this is translated from the coding sequence ATGAAAGAAAAACAGTATTTTAATCCCGTGCAGTTCATCCTAATTATTTACTTAGCATGCTTTTCATTCCGAATGGTCGAATATCTATTAATCCGCACAGATCAAAGTTTCTTTGGCGAGGCATTTATACACAAACTGATCGGCATCTTTGTACTCGTACTTGCAGCAAGATTTTTTTCGATTAGGAGGTCAGAAATTGGCTTTACGAGCAAATTCGCGATGAAAAACAGTTTTTACGGCCTTCTGCTTGGATTCGTTGTATATATAATTACTTATGGCAGTGAATTTCTAATACAATTTTCAAGAGGAAACATACCTTCATTACAAATTTATGTTACCAGTTATGCGATCAGCGGCAACCAAGGGAAACAAACAGCTTTTATATTTTTTGCTCTCTGTGTGATTGGTAATATAATAAACGTGATTATGGAAGAAGGCATTTTCAGAGGCCTATTTATTAAGCTCGGACAAACAAGGTATTCTTTTATCGCTGCCACTATTTTTTCTTCCGTCCTATTTGGATTGTGGCATGTTGCCGCTCCGGTACGCAGTTTGCTGGATGGAGAGATGAGCAGTGGCGGTGCAGCTGTGTATGCGCTGATGCTTATCTTGACAACGGGAATTGTCGGAGTTAAGTTTTGTCTGCTCACCAAGATTACCGGCTCTCTTTGGATGTCTATGGCAGATCATTTTTTTAATAATACCATTATAAATATTCTTCACATCGTTTCTCTTTCCGGTGTCGATGAGTTACAGATAATACGCATTTCAATTGCGCAAGCGATATCATTCTTAATTGCCCTTTTTATCTATTGGAAAAGCAGAGCACACAGCAAAAGCACGTTTCGGGGTTAG
- a CDS encoding thioesterase II family protein has protein sequence MDTIILNKYFPFESKYLTGYEPKIFCFHHAGGTAATYRKWTLKPSSVHFICVELPGKGARRSEIFENDFKSILDPLCQAIIEKSDGKPFLLFGHSMGAAMAFYTAYRLETFYGITPQRLIVAGRQAPNEENPIEFKTHMPDSALLDELKRYKATPKEVFLNNDLLKHIVSELRRDYELNESLIYHGERISIPIFAHAADQDCEADPDVMSRWGSVTTSRVSVSGFKGEHFFVLEDWYRAQLVCAAVDGGLPEREGVAT, from the coding sequence GTGGATACTATAATACTAAATAAATATTTTCCATTTGAAAGTAAATATTTAACGGGCTATGAACCTAAGATATTCTGTTTTCATCATGCGGGCGGAACCGCCGCGACATATAGAAAATGGACGTTAAAGCCATCTTCTGTGCATTTCATTTGTGTAGAGCTTCCGGGCAAGGGGGCTCGGCGCAGTGAAATCTTTGAGAATGATTTTAAATCTATTTTAGATCCATTATGCCAAGCAATCATAGAAAAAAGCGATGGGAAACCTTTTCTTTTATTTGGACACAGTATGGGTGCAGCGATGGCTTTTTATACGGCATATAGGCTTGAAACCTTTTACGGGATAACTCCGCAGAGACTGATCGTTGCAGGGAGACAGGCGCCAAATGAAGAGAATCCTATCGAATTCAAGACACACATGCCTGACAGCGCGTTGCTCGATGAGCTAAAGCGTTATAAAGCCACTCCAAAAGAAGTTTTTTTAAATAACGATTTATTAAAGCATATCGTTTCAGAATTACGCAGGGATTACGAATTAAATGAAAGCCTCATATACCATGGAGAGCGCATAAGCATACCCATTTTTGCACATGCGGCAGACCAAGATTGCGAGGCAGACCCAGACGTTATGAGCAGATGGGGTTCTGTGACGACAAGTCGGGTCAGTGTAAGTGGATTCAAAGGAGAGCACTTCTTTGTTTTAGAAGATTGGTATCGCGCCCAGCTTGTTTGCGCTGCTGTCGACGGAGGCTTACCAGAGAGAGAAGGAGTAGCGACATGA
- a CDS encoding Gfo/Idh/MocA family oxidoreductase, with protein sequence MSGKIRVIVCGTTFGQHYLKALEQLRGQFEVAGLFAKGSERSRLCAEKHNIPLYTSMADLPEDIDLACVVIRSGAIGGKGTEVALQFLEKGISVIQEQPIHPKDLELCHRTARKHKVHFMTGDLYPNLPEVERFITIARELNKTEAPVYVNASFAPQVSYPAMDILMQALPSVRNWKIYHLTQEVGPFDVLVGELGSIPITIEYHNQINPHDPDNYMHLLHNIALVYESGRLTLEDTFGPVTWKPRMHIPTLLYNTANAEETYPAYLDENSMEILGDYKSRSFKSVVTQGWPYAISKDLISVRELILGEKNVNQKAQQEILCALQWTEMTKTFGYARLTEDNERHYTPFQMIKMTADSIK encoded by the coding sequence ATGAGTGGTAAAATACGCGTTATTGTGTGCGGAACGACATTCGGTCAGCATTATTTAAAAGCATTGGAACAGCTGCGTGGGCAGTTTGAAGTTGCCGGACTTTTTGCAAAGGGGAGCGAGCGATCAAGGTTATGTGCGGAAAAGCATAATATCCCGCTATATACGTCAATGGCAGACTTACCGGAGGATATTGACCTAGCTTGTGTTGTAATTCGCTCCGGTGCAATTGGAGGCAAGGGAACTGAAGTAGCTCTGCAATTTTTGGAAAAAGGAATCAGTGTGATACAAGAGCAGCCAATTCATCCAAAGGATTTGGAATTATGCCATCGAACTGCCCGAAAGCATAAGGTGCACTTTATGACAGGAGATCTGTATCCAAATCTCCCGGAAGTAGAGCGTTTTATAACAATTGCCAGAGAACTGAATAAGACGGAGGCTCCCGTTTATGTCAATGCATCCTTTGCGCCGCAGGTTTCCTACCCTGCGATGGATATACTCATGCAGGCTCTTCCGTCTGTCCGAAACTGGAAGATTTATCATTTAACTCAGGAAGTGGGGCCGTTTGATGTATTGGTTGGAGAACTGGGCTCTATCCCTATTACAATTGAATACCATAACCAAATCAATCCGCATGACCCGGATAATTACATGCACCTTTTGCACAATATTGCGCTGGTGTATGAAAGTGGACGCCTTACCTTGGAAGACACCTTTGGACCGGTGACCTGGAAGCCGCGGATGCATATACCGACATTGCTGTACAATACGGCAAACGCAGAGGAGACATATCCTGCGTATTTGGATGAAAATTCAATGGAAATATTGGGAGACTATAAAAGCAGAAGTTTTAAATCTGTTGTGACACAGGGGTGGCCATATGCCATTTCGAAGGATTTAATTTCAGTAAGAGAATTAATTTTGGGAGAGAAGAATGTGAATCAAAAGGCGCAGCAGGAAATTTTATGCGCATTACAATGGACGGAAATGACAAAAACATTTGGCTATGCACGCTTGACAGAGGACAATGAGCGTCACTACACTCCATTTCAAATGATTAAAATGACTGCTGACAGTATTAAATAA
- a CDS encoding amino acid adenylation domain-containing protein, which translates to MKRAIHLNAETNVLSKEQMKTQAFVRESVNQTDKEIVASCIHEGFFKSVKQTPDLTAVVWLEKGKKRTLTYQQLYSEVMKTAALLKARGIKSDSNVLITLPKGYEQIIAVLSVLALGCTYVPVNVSHPQKRVERITQATGAVHVLTNKEYVNTRQLPFGLLPVMIEERTQYDEMLSPLFPDPQAAAYIIFTSGSTGEPKGVVISHDAANNTIVDINEKMNIGRRDCIFAISELDFDLSVYDVFAPLSVGGCAALISEEEKKEPASWMEIVKALEVTVWNSVPMLFNMLLTVCESVGEKLPLKIVMLSGDWVPLNLYDRLKKIADSCRLIALGGATEAAIWSNYYEVLGICEEWRSIPYGKPLSNQKMRVVDKNGLDCPDYVSGELWIGGRGVAKGYIQQEELTQERFCSVDGVRWYRTGDRALYWEDGTVEFLGRLDNQVKLRGYRIELGEIESVCKLEKMIEDAAAVVIESNRSSQLALAVTAKKNQNRQAHCVLQKDKTKWKDEKLNERKNLIEAYLLHLCSFDNLVINSEKRWVSKQAQPLFDFWCRWLQRQDIVKIEDGIITAGNRYREVDVSRCRKTTPLQAVLNQSVETYRKILSGEDAANVILQMEELSPEALSMQGSHIRSCIDQIASIIKQHSGGGVKIAVLGARTGLAAKYLYDKLEGIACELTLFDDSAGLLHQAEKRWDESCTVVRYASTSNGMLASEHVHTYDFAVSVNALHRYVNPQSGLDYAYSLLKKQGCLLAVELEELDPVALISSAVLENGFQRFACMRKRADTPLLDKEEWQQIFLKSQFEHTKITVSADDGVLFIEAKRGKEKEFTLMQLQEELCNYLPQYMIPDTICLFLQFPLNDNGKIDRRKIVDTISATAQQDVADTVYSRMEERIAAIWHELLGCGAVGRQQGFFEIGGDSLSATKFISLLKEDVGINFSLREIFDNPFLQSIAALAEKKLDHLEPVVEGEL; encoded by the coding sequence ATGAAAAGAGCGATTCACTTAAATGCGGAAACGAACGTATTGTCAAAAGAACAGATGAAAACGCAGGCATTTGTTCGAGAATCAGTCAATCAGACCGATAAAGAGATTGTAGCATCCTGTATTCACGAAGGCTTTTTTAAAAGTGTAAAGCAAACACCAGACTTGACAGCTGTTGTGTGGCTTGAAAAGGGAAAAAAAAGAACACTTACATATCAACAGTTGTATTCTGAGGTTATGAAAACCGCTGCTTTATTAAAAGCACGAGGAATAAAATCGGATAGTAATGTTCTAATTACACTGCCCAAAGGGTATGAGCAGATCATTGCCGTTCTTTCTGTACTTGCATTAGGCTGTACATATGTGCCGGTCAACGTATCGCATCCACAAAAACGAGTGGAGCGGATTACTCAAGCTACTGGTGCTGTACATGTGCTGACAAATAAAGAGTATGTAAATACAAGACAACTTCCGTTCGGATTGCTGCCTGTAATGATTGAGGAACGTACGCAGTATGATGAAATGCTCTCCCCGCTTTTCCCTGATCCGCAGGCTGCTGCTTATATTATTTTTACATCAGGTTCTACGGGAGAGCCGAAGGGCGTCGTTATCTCACACGATGCAGCGAATAACACCATAGTTGACATCAACGAAAAAATGAATATTGGCAGGAGAGATTGCATATTTGCTATATCGGAATTGGACTTTGATTTATCTGTGTACGATGTCTTTGCGCCTTTAAGTGTAGGCGGGTGTGCCGCACTCATATCGGAAGAGGAAAAAAAAGAGCCTGCAAGCTGGATGGAAATAGTAAAGGCTTTAGAGGTAACGGTTTGGAATAGTGTTCCAATGCTTTTTAACATGCTTCTGACGGTCTGTGAATCCGTAGGGGAGAAGCTGCCTTTAAAGATAGTTATGTTGTCGGGAGACTGGGTGCCGCTAAACCTATATGATCGCTTAAAAAAAATAGCAGACAGTTGCCGTTTGATCGCTTTGGGAGGGGCTACAGAGGCCGCTATTTGGTCGAATTATTACGAAGTACTGGGCATATGCGAAGAATGGAGATCAATACCTTACGGAAAACCGCTAAGTAATCAAAAGATGCGGGTCGTAGATAAAAACGGCTTGGATTGTCCGGACTATGTAAGCGGGGAACTGTGGATCGGAGGGCGCGGGGTTGCGAAAGGGTATATACAGCAGGAAGAGCTGACGCAGGAGCGCTTTTGTTCAGTAGATGGAGTCCGTTGGTATCGGACAGGAGATCGTGCCCTTTATTGGGAAGACGGAACTGTGGAGTTTTTAGGAAGGCTGGACAATCAGGTAAAGCTAAGAGGGTACCGGATTGAGTTAGGTGAAATAGAGTCTGTCTGCAAATTGGAGAAAATGATTGAAGATGCGGCAGCAGTTGTGATCGAAAGCAATCGATCTTCTCAGTTGGCTTTGGCTGTAACGGCAAAGAAAAATCAAAATCGACAAGCCCACTGTGTTCTGCAAAAGGACAAGACAAAATGGAAAGATGAGAAGTTAAACGAGAGAAAAAATTTAATCGAAGCCTACCTGTTACATTTATGCTCGTTTGATAACTTAGTTATCAATTCGGAAAAAAGATGGGTCAGTAAGCAGGCTCAGCCTTTATTTGATTTTTGGTGCCGTTGGTTACAGCGCCAAGATATTGTAAAAATAGAAGATGGAATCATAACAGCGGGAAATCGTTACCGAGAGGTTGATGTTAGCCGGTGCAGAAAAACAACGCCATTACAAGCTGTATTAAATCAGAGCGTGGAGACATATCGCAAAATACTTTCTGGAGAAGACGCTGCAAATGTGATACTTCAAATGGAAGAACTTTCTCCGGAAGCATTGTCTATGCAGGGAAGCCACATCCGTTCTTGCATTGACCAGATTGCTTCCATAATCAAGCAGCATTCCGGCGGTGGCGTAAAAATAGCTGTGCTGGGTGCTAGAACCGGCCTTGCGGCTAAATATCTTTATGACAAACTGGAAGGAATTGCATGCGAACTGACACTTTTTGATGATTCAGCAGGATTGCTCCATCAAGCTGAAAAAAGATGGGATGAAAGCTGCACCGTTGTTCGGTACGCATCGACTTCCAACGGGATGCTTGCATCGGAGCATGTCCATACATATGATTTTGCAGTTTCTGTAAATGCACTTCACCGATATGTTAATCCTCAGAGCGGGCTTGATTATGCATACTCATTACTAAAAAAGCAGGGATGCTTGCTGGCCGTAGAGCTTGAGGAACTAGACCCAGTGGCACTGATTTCATCAGCTGTATTGGAAAATGGATTTCAGAGGTTTGCCTGCATGAGGAAAAGAGCTGATACACCACTGCTGGATAAAGAAGAATGGCAGCAAATATTTTTAAAATCTCAATTTGAACATACAAAAATTACGGTTTCTGCGGACGACGGGGTGCTTTTCATTGAAGCTAAACGCGGAAAAGAAAAGGAGTTTACATTGATGCAGCTGCAAGAGGAGCTTTGCAACTACTTGCCACAATATATGATTCCGGATACAATCTGTCTGTTTCTTCAATTTCCTTTGAATGATAACGGGAAAATTGACCGTAGAAAAATAGTAGACACCATTTCTGCAACTGCACAGCAAGACGTAGCTGATACTGTATATTCCCGCATGGAAGAGCGGATTGCAGCCATTTGGCATGAATTACTTGGCTGTGGAGCGGTTGGCAGACAGCAGGGTTTTTTTGAAATCGGAGGAGACAGCCTTTCTGCAACAAAATTTATCTCATTACTAAAGGAAGATGTGGGAATTAATTTTTCTTTGCGTGAAATCTTTGACAATCCGTTTTTACAAAGCATAGCGGCTTTAGCCGAGAAAAAACTGGATCATCTTGAGCCGGTGGTGGAGGGAGAACTGTGA